In the Choloepus didactylus isolate mChoDid1 chromosome 3, mChoDid1.pri, whole genome shotgun sequence genome, CATGGCTTCCTGTAAcgaatacacatacacatacacgcaTACCCCAAAACACATACCAGGAAAAAGAATGCACAagttaaatacaataaaatatgaagCAGCTTTCCATAGACACATACATACTAAACACACATCATGTTACGTCTGGGCTAGTTTCTTTATGGTTCCAAAATTCTaggttcattttaaatttaattcttaaaacaatATAATACAAGGTTTAATGCAATGCCAATCACGCAGGCAGAACAAATGtaaatatcaaataaaacaaGTAAGTCACTTTATTCCCTAgtgaaggggaaggaaaaaaacccagTGAACTTTTAGTTAATAAAGTACATCAAGGGAAGGAATTATTTCCTAGTCTTAAAGTAAAGATCCATTGTTATTAgtcttcttttaagaaaaataagactCAATACCAGCTCTAAAGGTTTTTCATATCAGGGTATTTTGTCTTTTAACTGCAATTTCCTTGACTAAGCTTTATACTATACTATAAAGCAATGCTTAATTTTCTCTAAAAGCACCGTATTCTAGTCAGAACTTACAAGATACTCTGTGTGACGTACTCAATgatacataaaaagtaaaagataaaaacaattgAATGATGTTTGACCAGGAAAAATTTCCAATGCTCATGatccaaatatttaataatgtcaCAGAAACACTTTAAACACAATACAAAGAGTCATAATGAATATTAAAGTTTATGTATAATCATAATACATTCTGATATGAATATACTGTAACCTTGGAAAGTCATACCAGTAATAATTTGTGGTTCTGCAGCTTGACACCTCACTGTAGCAACTGCATTTGTATGTCCAGATAATGTGTGGACACTAGCTTTAGTTCTCACATCCCAAATCTGTAAAAACACAACAGACATACCATCAgagtatatatattaatatttcagGCACATAACTGGATCAGTTTAAGGCTGGCAATGCATTAGACAAGACTCTGAATATAATGAAGAAAGTGCATAAATGAAAGATAATGATTTTTCAGCTAGATGGAGAATATGAAGACAGGAGAcaactgatgggaaaaaaaaaaagctgaaggatCGGAGGAATGAAAGCCTAAGAACTAGTATGTTGGGAGTACTGAATGAAAGAGCTAACAGACAGTAGTTGCGGGGAAAGAATGAAACATGAGTGTCACATTTCAGAGATAGGAGACTCCCAACAACAAACATGGTGAGGCCATAAGACTGAGGACTAAAATGTACAGATCAAGAAACTGAGGGACTATGGTATCGAAGGGTCAAGACAACTTTCTTTAATTTGGTATCAAACAGTTATGACTCCAATATCAACTCTGCAAACTACAAGACGTAATATTTACAGACAAACACACAGCTCTATCCCATTTACCCGTGCAGTTGAATCTCTACTACAGGTTACCAGCACATCAATTGTCGGGTGCAAATCCAAACCATACACTGCACTTAGATGTCCATGATAGTGCCTTATAACCtaaagagaaagcaggaaaggtaAATTTCCTATAATTAGAAAGATAAACAATGGCTCAGAACGTTTTAAATCCTTAACTCCAAGCTTACCTTATTATATTCAAGATCCCAGCATTTTACTTGTTTGTCTTCTCCACAAGAGAACAAGTATGGGCTCCTTGCGCTCACTATCACACCACGCACTGTACTAATATGCCCAGTCAACGACAGTTTTAATTTGCCACTAGCAAGGTCCCAGATCTGCAAAgacaattcaatttttatttctgttggttaCCCCAAAGCAAAATTTTAGACACTTGATGTTAAAATTAAGTCTTCCCAACTCAAATAAAAGGAGGAGGGAAGAATTAAAAGACATACTCaaactgggaaaatatttgcaagaaatGACAAAAGGttaatattcttaatatataAAGGATAACACCGATAATAAAAGAACGAAGACAGAAAGTACTAAATTAGCCAAAAATGGCAACAAGTTAAAACCCTGAAAGTGGCaaataaagaactgaaaaaagttCAACCTCACTAgaaattttatatagtttttttaaaaagattagatACCCACTTTTCCTTATCATATGAGTAGATATTTTAAAGGGGATACATGACCAATATGCTTTTGGATCCTCTCATACACTACAAGCAACAATTCATCCATTTTAGAATATAATTTGTACTTTGGGTATCAGCCTTAAAAATAACGGTCCCATTAATTCCATTTCTGGGAAAtctatcttaaaagaaaaaacttcaTTCACAAAGATTAATTATAGCATTCTTGTCATAGTGAAATCAGAAAACAACTTTAATGTCCAACAACAGGAAAGTAGATTATAGAAAAGCAAAATGATATGCAACCTTTTAAGCAAATTTTTCACACGTACATGCCTTTGAGCAAGCTACAAAATTACATatcaaacatgatttttaaaaattacacatttgCACACAGGCCAAATAAAGCTTAGAAGGAAATGTATTCACACATATGCAcagaaataaatactaaaaagaaaGTCATCCAAATATGTAACAGTGGTAGGACTGCAGTTGAGTCTAGGATCTTCTATAGTTctcaatatttctatattttccataaATAAGCTATAATTCTAtagccagaggaaaaaaagaaagcttaaGTTATCAAGGAATTAGTGGGAGGTAGTCAACATTTACAATTTGGAAACGTTGTTTAAATATCActttcaaacagatatttatttggaaatcttAACTGGCCTAAGACAATAAAATTTACTCTAGTTTCAGATCTAAGAAATCAGAAGAACTGCAACAGCAATTCTCACAAGAAATAACTCACAACAGATTAAACTTACATGGCAAACACAAAATTatgttgattttttgttttccttctttattacCTTTATAGTTCTGTCAGCAGATCCAGTAACAAACCACTGATTGCCAGGTTCCACAGCAATGCAACGAACCCAGCCAAGATGCCCACTAATAACCTgtaggaagaaaaaggagaaggtgCAGACTCACCAACACACAAGTTAAAATTTGTTCACTTTAACACCACCAGAGTTTGAACTACCCTCCCCAAGTCTTCAAATTATACATTTATAAGATTATCTGGCAGTTAGAttttagaataaatattaaatcattttcaAATGGACGAACAGATATACAAACTATGGTATAGCTACACAATGGcctactactcagcaataaaacagAATATATTAACAATACATGTAACAACTTTGATGAATTTCAAAGGCATTAAGCTGAGTGAACAAAGCCAGTCTTGAAAGtttaaatactgtatgattccattcacatGACAGAGTCAGAAAGAACACAATAGTGATGAGAAATATATCAGTGGTTCGCAAGGGTGGGGAGGAAATAGCATAAGGGTGTTTTATGAGGTGATGAAACTACTAAATGATTGTGGTAGCAGTTACTCAAATCTACATACAGTTGTTAAAATTCATTAGAACTGTATacccaaaaaaatttttaaaacagactATTTTGCCATGTATTTCAAAAAgtagttatataaatatatatatgtatacacacataaaatCACATGTAACTATACTTTTCctgctatgtatatatttttattttagatttggCGCATTTTGAATCATTTGACTGACAACAATTGAAGAGATAATTGTTAAGTCCCAagaaatttttttatgtttttattcccCTCAGCCTTCACATTAAACGTCTCAAATGCTTTCCTAAATTTACTTCGATTCACCACATTTACTAACCTTCTATCAATATTTTATACtgtattttacataaaatacaaGTATAGCTTTTAGTTAAGCCGTTTCCTTCCCAAGATCTCTTTTAAGATAGTGCCTAAACCCCTTCCCATCCCACCTCAGATCGCTCTCCCATTTCTCATATTCACTTCTTCTCCACCTCAGTGTTGTCAAATGGGAATCCATCGTTCTTTGCACAGTggaacaactaggaacaacttaCCCGGTAGAGTTTCCAAGGTGGGTGCCACTGGGGTTTTGGCATTGTGGGGGCTTTTTTGGCCATCAGTGCAGAGTTCTTGGTATTACCAGTCTCCATAATAACCTAGACAGGGAACAGATTACATTACCATTTAAGATAATGTCATTTAAGATGTCaagttattaatttaaaaattggaaactgAAACAGGAGATTCATGAAAACTTTATTTTCCCTTAAATAGGTGAAGTGGAAAGGACATTTTcacttcataatttttttttgtaattggaAAATGAGTCTGAGACTTCTAAAAAGAACTGCATTCTCTGTatgctaattttaattttaaaaagcaattttaaaacctCAGAAACAGAATAGCAGAGTGGTTAACAGCACAGATAATTGTGTACtgcttcaaatcccagctctcccAATTACTAGCTGATTGACCTTGCATAAAAATTatataacctctctgtgccccagtttcttcatctgcaaaactgaaataatagtgcctatctcatagggttattatgaagattaagAGCTAATCCATGTAAAGAACAGTGTGTAGCAAGTAGTAAATGCTCCATGTAAGCTCCTATTACTTATTTAAGTCATTGTAAGTATAAAAATGCCACTGCCTTTGTcatcattttttaacatttttgattTAATATAGCAAAGGTGACTGATAGCATCTTCTATTTATCTTCTAGCACAACAGTGTTACCATCTACCCATCAAAACAAATAGTTAAATCTATACTCTGCCAGGCAACTAGTAATAGCACTGAGGATacagtgaaaataaaacaaacggCCTGCCCTTAAGAAGCTTATATTACATTCTCTTAAGGAGGCAAAAGGCCTAGGAACGGAGGTAAAAGTAAGAAATGAGATATGATAGCTACAAATTCATGTACTTTATTATAAAGACAAGTCAGTTGCACAATAAACTGGGGGAGTCAAGTCCACACGTATTTAAAGTGACAGTATAATAAAATGGattgcatattttctttcagtgTATTCTTTCTATAATGACTGTCACTAATAATAAGAGCAGCTGccatttatttacaaataaacatgTAATTCTAAATGCTCATTTATAAGACACTAGTTATACAGCCTATGAATATTACAGTACTAATAGCAATCAACtctataaaaatcaactcaaagtttAGTAAAAAAGACTCATATATCTAACACTTACTAACCTAAGTTCCTGGATAATACTACTTCTATTTTTAATAGCGGCTAAGAAATAACAGCAGTATCacattattttcattaaagaaatgGACAAGAATTAAAATACCCTAAattaatggaattttaaattcCAAAAAGCATATCAAGTCATAACAACTCAAGTTTTAGGGCTGTGAAATATGAATGACTACCCCAGGCTCCATGTATTTTAACAATCCCAAAGAAAGTGTctgcttctttaatattttaaagatttttgggATAAAGAGAAGTGGGGTGACGTCCCGAAAGTCAGAGACATGTAGCAGTATTTGACACAGAGAAACTTACTGAAGTCATCACTGCAGGCTGAGAACGATCAGAAGCCCCAGGGTGTCGATATTCATTTCCACCAGGTGCAGTACGATTTGCATCAACCCTGAGGCAAAAGAAACACCACATTCTAAGTAACTAATGCCTGCATTCACATATTCTGCAGAACcaactctttattttaaatttgtgtaaGCCTTGATAAAGAAAAATGTCGTATAATTCATAacaaagaaacatattttaaaaagagagacaatgtGAACAGCAAAATATGCATTCAAAATCTTTGTAATTAGAAGCATAAAACTATTTCATACCTGGCCTGAGAAGAAGGTAATGCCACAGCTAAGGATTGTGCAGCTGATTCACTCGGCATTCTTTGGATTTTAGTATCGGCTGTCAAAGCAACccctattaaaataaaataaaataaatcaattcaTTGTAGTAGCTTTTTCACTaacatacatttaaataaaattcaggaaGAATGTGTTAGCCAAAAAGGTAATGAAGATGATCTCCAGGTGGTATACTACAAAAATTTTGATTATGTTTTGTTTATCTTctgtttctaagttttttttacaataaacatGCATTAATTAATGACAAACTTAATAGATAATGACTGTTAACATATAACTCAATTTTCATCTGATCACAAGCAGCATGGTATTAAAGTCGCCCAAGAGAGTAGAGTTAAATTTCTATCATCTTAGGACATTACCTTCAGATGTAAAAATAAGCAGttccccaaacagaacagaatgGTTCCAAGAGTGAAAGTAAATCACTAAAACAAAAGTACCGAATTCACCTGTACTTTCTATATGGTGGATCCTGACCTTTAAAATTACTAGAACCTAGCTATCTGAACTTTTTTGTCCTCTACCCTGTTATACTGGTCACTGCATTTGTGTGCAACTCCCTGACCCTCCAACACACACATACTCAGGACACTTTTCTATAATACCTGCTTCTACACCAACATCTCTATCACTTTATTAAGCTTACCGATATGAACATATTTATCTCAACCACCAGTTTATAAGCTTGCCTAGGCCCCAACCAGTCTTAATATCTTTGAATCCCTAGAATAGTACCTAAAAAAATATAGTTGCTTAAGAGTGGCCGCTGAATGAACCCGTGTGATATATTAGTTAATTATCATCTAAAAAGCTATGCCTGGATACCTGGCATAgcttttgagtttatcctgtatCTTACAGGCAGGAAAAATTGGATTATTGGCTCATTCATAGAAATATATGTGTCAATAAGGCATTTTCAATATGCAACAGCTTACTTACCAGGCCCTGGTGGATATGGATGTGTACCTGTCACCAAATATTCAACTTCttgacctaaaaaaaaaacaaattaacaaaagagGTATCATCAGTGGTGAATTTCTGATATGAATCAAATAATAATATTAAGCAATCAAGTGGATTTCTCAAATTATCCCAACTAAACTCAACTCATAAATAAGAAACTAATCTTTGTTTTAATCTCTGAAGAGCTATTTTCTTGTTCTCTTCCTGATATGAGGTCAAGTAAGAATGGGCATTGGCTATAAACTAACAGTGCACGGAGTATCAGGCTGTCAAGTGACCATCCATTCTGGCTTTTCAACCAAGCAAATGTCTTCCCTGTGGAATCTTGGCTATATTCATGTCAATTTTCAGCTATATTATATATCATCTTACTAAACTATAGCCAAGAAATATAGTCACCCAGAGTTTAGGAATAGTCTCTGAATTTTTCCTTGTCTCCACTGTGACCTTTGCTACATCCTAAGAATTTCTCCTGTTATTCTACCATCTATACTTCCTATAAGAAAGAAGCAATCAACCAATACTTTCATTCACTACTTCCGTGAGGAAATCAAGATTTCCATTATACTACTGGTATAGCTGTACTGTATGGTTTCAATTAGTCCTTTTAGGAGAGG is a window encoding:
- the PLRG1 gene encoding pleiotropic regulator 1 isoform X1 — its product is MVEEVQKHSVHTLVFRSLKRTHDMFVADNGKPVPLDEESHKQKMAIKLRNEYGPVLHMPTLKENFKEKGPPSAADSYGHKQYPANQGQEVEYLVTGTHPYPPGPGVALTADTKIQRMPSESAAQSLAVALPSSQARVDANRTAPGGNEYRHPGASDRSQPAVMTSVIMETGNTKNSALMAKKAPTMPKPQWHPPWKLYRVISGHLGWVRCIAVEPGNQWFVTGSADRTIKIWDLASGKLKLSLTGHISTVRGVIVSARSPYLFSCGEDKQVKCWDLEYNKVIRHYHGHLSAVYGLDLHPTIDVLVTCSRDSTARIWDVRTKASVHTLSGHTNAVATVRCQAAEPQIITGSHDTTIRLWDLVAGKTRVTLTNHKKSVRAVVLHPRHYTFASGSPDNIKQWKFPDGSFIQNLSGHNAIINTLTVNSDGVLVSGADNGTMHLWDWRTGYNFQRVHAAVQPGSLDSESGIFACAFDQSESRLLTAEADKTIKVYREDDTATEETHPVSWKPEIIKRKRF
- the PLRG1 gene encoding pleiotropic regulator 1 isoform X2, whose amino-acid sequence is MFVADNGKPVPLDEESHKQKMAIKLRNEYGPVLHMPTLKENFKEKGPPSAADSYGHKQYPANQGQEVEYLVTGTHPYPPGPGVALTADTKIQRMPSESAAQSLAVALPSSQARVDANRTAPGGNEYRHPGASDRSQPAVMTSVIMETGNTKNSALMAKKAPTMPKPQWHPPWKLYRVISGHLGWVRCIAVEPGNQWFVTGSADRTIKIWDLASGKLKLSLTGHISTVRGVIVSARSPYLFSCGEDKQVKCWDLEYNKVIRHYHGHLSAVYGLDLHPTIDVLVTCSRDSTARIWDVRTKASVHTLSGHTNAVATVRCQAAEPQIITGSHDTTIRLWDLVAGKTRVTLTNHKKSVRAVVLHPRHYTFASGSPDNIKQWKFPDGSFIQNLSGHNAIINTLTVNSDGVLVSGADNGTMHLWDWRTGYNFQRVHAAVQPGSLDSESGIFACAFDQSESRLLTAEADKTIKVYREDDTATEETHPVSWKPEIIKRKRF